Proteins encoded within one genomic window of Halocatena marina:
- a CDS encoding flippase produces the protein MASDSDDALKTVFTGGSVIFLGLIVELGVSFLAKLAIARVLGPVNYGVVSLGVTTMLIVSTLVLLGLNTGIGRYLPRDDEPEYRRGVLVSAFQIALPLAVLAGLGVYVFAPTIATDGFGDPSVTPVLRVFGLIVPLAAVVKLAVGGAQGLQRALPKVYIRNLVLPLTRFGAVLVALSLGFGSLGIAWAYAAAYAGAAAVGLYILFRRTPLFSREIDAVPMHRELLSFSVPLVISTTMTFVFSDIDTFMLGYFASTGDVGVYNTVYPLAQLLIVGMSSFGFIFMPVVSELHEHGDSENMRRIYQIATKWIFIATFPVFAVVALFPTQTIQLTFGSEYVGGDLALVVLSVAFFTHAVAGPNLDALTSIGRTRIIMYDDTLVAIVNFVLNLVLIPRYSFFGAAFATAASYVLLNVLYTLQLYLETGIHPFTSTLARAGLIGSVIIAMLYGLATSLFEMTVFVFVATISVFVLVYSFAIIRFAIEREEIMLVLSFEERYGVDLGPLKTLAQRVMA, from the coding sequence GTGGCTTCCGATTCGGACGATGCACTCAAGACTGTATTCACGGGCGGGAGTGTCATATTTCTCGGATTGATCGTCGAACTTGGTGTTTCGTTTCTCGCAAAGCTCGCCATCGCTCGTGTTCTCGGTCCCGTCAACTACGGTGTGGTGTCGCTCGGTGTCACCACGATGCTGATCGTCTCGACTCTCGTGTTACTCGGATTGAACACGGGAATCGGCCGTTATCTTCCACGAGACGACGAGCCCGAGTATCGTCGTGGCGTCCTCGTTTCGGCCTTTCAGATTGCACTTCCGCTCGCCGTCCTCGCCGGACTCGGTGTGTACGTGTTTGCACCGACGATTGCTACAGACGGCTTCGGTGATCCCTCAGTTACGCCCGTTCTTCGCGTCTTCGGACTCATTGTGCCACTCGCGGCGGTGGTGAAACTCGCTGTCGGTGGCGCACAAGGACTCCAGCGTGCGCTCCCGAAAGTGTATATCAGGAATTTAGTACTGCCATTAACACGATTCGGTGCGGTGCTCGTCGCGCTGTCGCTCGGGTTCGGCTCACTCGGGATCGCGTGGGCGTACGCCGCTGCCTACGCTGGTGCTGCTGCAGTTGGTCTCTACATTCTGTTCCGCAGAACACCACTGTTCTCGCGTGAGATCGACGCAGTCCCGATGCACCGAGAACTGCTCTCTTTCTCTGTTCCGCTCGTTATTTCGACGACGATGACGTTCGTCTTTTCAGACATCGATACGTTCATGCTCGGCTACTTCGCCTCTACGGGGGATGTGGGTGTCTACAACACGGTGTATCCGCTTGCACAGTTGCTCATCGTGGGGATGAGTTCGTTTGGATTCATCTTCATGCCCGTCGTCTCGGAGTTGCACGAGCACGGCGACAGCGAGAACATGCGTCGGATATATCAGATTGCTACAAAGTGGATCTTCATCGCGACGTTCCCGGTATTCGCTGTTGTGGCGCTTTTTCCGACACAAACAATTCAGCTGACGTTCGGCTCCGAATACGTCGGGGGTGACCTTGCGCTCGTCGTACTCTCTGTCGCATTCTTCACGCACGCAGTCGCCGGTCCAAACCTAGATGCACTCACATCGATTGGTCGCACGAGGATTATCATGTACGATGATACCCTCGTGGCCATCGTCAATTTCGTGCTCAATCTCGTGTTGATCCCGCGGTACTCGTTTTTCGGAGCCGCATTCGCAACAGCCGCTTCGTACGTTCTGTTGAACGTCCTCTACACGCTCCAACTGTATCTCGAAACCGGTATCCATCCGTTCACATCCACGCTCGCTCGGGCGGGTCTCATCGGTTCGGTCATCATTGCGATGCTCTACGGACTCGCAACGTCGTTGTTCGAGATGACTGTGTTCGTGTTTGTCGCGACTATTAGCGTATTCGTCCTCGTATACTCATTTGCCATCATCCGATTCGCCATCGAACGCGAGGAGATCATGCTCGTGTTGAGCTTCGAAGAACGATACGGCGTTGATCTCGGTCCACTCAAAACACTGGCCCAGCGAGTGATGGCGTGA
- a CDS encoding YbjQ family protein, protein MILTTTETVEARETVEVLGMVRGNTIRARNVGRDITQGLRNIVGGELKAYTTLLSDSREEALKRMEDAAEELGADAVVNVRFETSGVANGAAELLAYGTAVKLK, encoded by the coding sequence ATGATCCTGACGACGACGGAGACGGTTGAAGCCCGGGAAACAGTGGAGGTGCTGGGAATGGTCCGCGGCAACACGATCCGTGCCCGGAATGTCGGTCGTGATATCACGCAAGGGTTGCGAAATATTGTAGGCGGTGAACTCAAAGCCTACACGACACTGTTGTCTGATTCTCGTGAGGAGGCGCTCAAACGCATGGAGGATGCGGCCGAAGAACTCGGTGCCGACGCGGTGGTAAACGTGCGTTTTGAAACGAGCGGGGTAGCAAACGGTGCAGCGGAGCTCCTCGCGTACGGCACGGCTGTGAAACTCAAATAG